In the genome of Maribacter forsetii DSM 18668, the window ATCACCTTGTACTCTGTCCATTCCTGTTGCTGCACCTGCTAAGCCACGAAAAATATTACCGCCACCAATAACTATGGCAACTTCAATACCTTTTTCAACTACTTCTTTAATTTCTTCCGCATATTCATTTAGACGATTAGAGTCTATTCCGTATTGCTTTTCGCCCATTAAGGCTTCACCGCTTAGTTTTAGAAGAATTCTTTTGTAGTGCATCTTAATTTTTTATTTGCCATCAAAAATAATGAAAATATTTGATGGGTGTAGTCAATATTTGGTTGAAGCAAAACATAAATCGTTGAGATGTTGTCCTTACATATTATCTATCTTTGATATCATTGATTTTAAATATTCACTTATGAAGTTTTTTATGAAGAAAAATGTATTAATTATTGCCATTGCTTTACTATTAAACGCTTGTGGGGCAGGTAAGGCTCTTTTGTCTGTTGAGAATAGTCCCGTGGTCACCTCTATTGATTTGGTAAATGTTGTCGATGATAAAGTTCAGGTAGGAATCAACCCTGGAGTGTTTACAACTTCAACGGTCATATTTAGAATACCTAAGACTGTGCCTGGAACATATAGTTCCGATAATTACGGTAAGTATATTGAAGATTTTGAAGCGCTAGATTATAAAGGGAATGTTCTGCCTAGCACTAAACTAGATGAAAACTCTTGGAGTATTTCAAATGCTGCTCAGTTAGATAAAGTTCAATATTGGGTAAATGATACTTATGATACGGAGGATGAAGTAGATGATGCTGTTTTCTCGCCGGCAGGTACCAATATCTCAAAGGATAGCAATTTTATGCTTAATCTTCATGGATTTGTAGGTTATTTTGATGGGTTCAAAGAAATACCTTATGCTATTCAGATTAAAAAGCCAACAGATTTGGTAGGTACTACCACGCTTGCCAGAGAAGTAAATAATAAGCCAGATCCTTTGTGGGATGCTTTTAAGGCAAATCGTTATTTTGAAGTAATTGATAACCCAATAATGTATGCAAAACCAAATACAGAGTCTTTTGAGATAAATGGTATTACTGTAACCTTAAGTCTTTTTTCTCCTAATAACGTTTACAAGGCGTCTGATTTAAAAGATAGAATGGTGGCTATGATGGGTGCTCAAAAGAAATTTTTAGGAGATGTTGATAGTACAAAGGAATATAACATCTTATTATATATGTCTGATAATACTGTGCCAGATGCTCATGGGTTTGGAGCATTAGAACATCATACCTCTACTGTGGTTGTGTTACCAGAAGCTATGGATATTGGACGTTTAGAACAGGCTATGGTAGATGTGGTTTCTCATGAGTTTTTTCATATAGTTACACCGTTGTCCGTTCACTCTAAAGAGATTCAGTATTTTGATTTTAACGACCCAAAAATGTCTGAACATTTATGGATGTATGAGGGCACTACAGAGTACTTTGCTAATTTATTTCAGATTCAGCAAGGTCTAATTACTGAAGAGGATTTTTACGAACGTATGTTGGCTAAAATCACTAATTCAAAATTTTATGATGATAGTATGTCTTTTACTGTTATGAGTAAAAATATATTGGAACAGCCTTATGAACCTAATTATGCCAACGTATATGAGAAAGGAGCTTTAATAAATATGTGTCTAGATATTATATTGCGAGAGAAGAGTGGAGGGGAGAAGAGTATGCTTTGGTTAATGAAAGAGTTGTCTAAAAAATATGGTACAGACGTTCCTTTTGAAGATGAAGCTTTGTTTGGGGAAATTGTTTCCATGACATATCCTGAAGTTGATACTTTCTTTAAGCAGCATGTAATTGGTACAACACCTATAGATTATGATGTGTATTTTGCTAAGGTTGGTTTAGTGACAAAGAATGTTGAGGAGCCTGCCGGTTACTTTTTTGATGGTCAAGTGCCTTATATGGATGTTGATGTAAAAAATGATAGCGTAGTATTTATTCGTAAGAATATAGCCTTGAATTCTTTCTTTGATGATTTAAAATTGAAGGGTGGCGATATTTTTAGGGTTATCAATGGTCAAGATATTAATTTAGAAACCCTACGTCCGATAATAGGTGAAAGCTTTGGTTGGACACCAGAAACCGTAGTCAGCATGACTGTAGAAAGAGATGGGGAAATGATATCTGTAAAAGGACCAGTAGGGCAACCTTTAAAGAAGGTTAGGAAAATTGTTCCGTTAGAAGGGGTAACTGAAGAAACCGTTAAGTTGCGAAATGCCTGGTTGAAAAATTAGGAGATAAGTAAAATATTGAAAATAAAAAAACCGTCTACTTTTTACAGTAAGACGGTTTTTTATTGAGTTAGTTGTATTGTAATTAACCTACGGTTACACGTTTAAAACCTAAAACAGAAACATCACCATGAGACTCAACATATTTAGCTACGTTGATTTTCTCATCCTTAATGAAGTTTTGGTCTAATAAACACTGTTCTTGGTCCAAAGTAGTATTATCAGATACGAATCTTTCCATTTTTCCTGGAAGAATTTTATCCCAAATTTTCTCTGGTTTACCTTCAGCTTGTAATTGTGCTTTAGCATCTTCTTCTGCTTTAGCCATGACTTCAGGAGTTAACTGCGACATAGAAATATACTGAGGTACATTTTTAAGTGTTTTACCTAAACGACCTAGTTCTTCGTTGTCTTTTTCAATAACAGCTATTCTAGCCTCTGTTTCAGCAGCTACGAATGTAGGGTCAAAATCTTTGTAAGATAATGTTGTTGCACCCATAGAAGCAACTTGCATAGAAACGTCTTTAGCCAATACATCAGCAGTCTCAACCTTAGCAGATAGACCAACTAAAGCAGCGATCTTGTTAATGTGAACGTAAGAACCAACATATGGTGCTTCTAATTTTTCAAAAGCCGTGATTTCTAATTTTTCACCAATAACACCAGTTTGCTCAACTAATTTGTCAGCAACTGTCATACCTCCAAAATCAGCAGCTAAAAGCTCTTCTTTAGAGTTACAGCTAAGTGCTATTTCAGCTAATTGGTTGGCAAGAGAAATAAAGTTCTCGTTTTTACCAACGAAATCAGTTTCACAACCAAGTACTATAGCAACACCAACAGTTTGGTCAGAATTTAACTTAGCAATCGCAGCACCTTCAGATGAATCTCTGTCTGCTCTTTTTGCTGCTACTTTTTGCCCTTTTTTACGAAGCACTTCAATGGCTTTGTCAAAATCACCTTCGGCCTCGACCAAAGCGTTTTTACAATCCATCATTCCAGCGCCAGTCGCCTTTCTTAATTTATTTACTTCTGCGGCGGTAATTTTTGCCATTTTATTTTCTTTTAGGATACCCGTTTTAAAGGGTTGTTCTTAGATTTATTTATATCAAAAATAGAAAAACTTATTCTACACCACCTTTAGTGTTGTCTTGCCATTCTTTAAGTTCGTCCCATTTACCATCAGCAGCCATTTTAGCTTGCTTTGGCCAAGAGGTAGGATCTAAATGAGCCATTCTAGAACTTGCTTCTGTTAAGATTTCTTTGATCTTTTCAGCTTCGCCTTTAGAAAGGTCTTCGAATGTAGCGATACCTGCAGCAACTAATGCTTCAGCAGCTTTTGGTCCAATACCTTCAACTTTTGTTAAATCATCAGCCTTCACATCTTTAGCTACTGCTTCTTTTGTAGCCTCAACATTTACCTCAACGTCTGGTACGTTAGCAACCATTGGTGCAGGTTTAGTATCAACCTTAGCTGGAGTTGGAGCTGGCTTTTCAGCTGCTACTTTTTTCTTAGGAGCTTTTTCTTTTTTATCTTCTGAGTTACCTTTTTCAGCCTTACGTTCTGCCAGACCTTCAGCTACTGCGTTGGTAACTTCTGTCATAATGATGTCAATAGACTTTGATGCATCATCGTTAGAAGGTATAAGGTAATCTACATCTCTAGGATCACAGTTGGTATCTACCATTGCGAAAATAGGAATGTTCAATTTTTGAGCTTCTTTTACTGCAATGTGTTCTCTCATTGTATCAACAATGAACAAAGCACCTGGTAAACGAGTCATTTCAGAAATAGAACCTAAGTTCTTTTCTAATTTTGCACGTAAACGATCAACTTGCAATCTTTCTTTCTTAGATAATGTAAGGAAGGTGCCATCTTTCTTCATACGATCAATAGAAGCCATTTTCTTAACAGCTTTACGGATAGTAACAAAGTTGGTTAACATACCACCTGGCCATCTTTCTGTGATGTAAGGCATGTTTACTGCAGCTGCTTTTTCAGCAACGATATCTTTTGCTTGTTTTTTGGTAGCTACGAAAAGTATTTTTCTACCTGATGCTGCAATTTTGCTAAGAGCCTCATTGGTCTCGTCTAATTTTGCAACTGTTTTGTAAAGGTTGATTACGTGAATACCATTACGCTCCATGTAGATGTAAGGAGCCATGTTAGGATTCCACTTTCTTGTTAGGTGACCAAAATGTACACCTGCTTCTAATAATTGTTTTACTTCGACTCTCGCCATTTTAAATTTAGTTTACGTTCTTATGAATTAGCAATGATAAAGTGGTATTTCGATTTACAACCGAAAAGCCTTCATCATTTAGATGCTAAACTAATCTTACCTTTAATATTAAGTGATTAAAGGATTTTTAATTGTCCTAAAAGGACTTTCAATGAACTTGTTAATAATCTGGATTTTCCAGTATGATAAAATATAAAAATAGGCACCCAAAAAGGGTGCCTGGTAATCTTGTAATTCCGAATTAACGTTTCGAGAATTGGAATTTTTTACGTGCTTTCTTCTGACCGAATTTCTTACGTTCAACCATTCTAGGGTCTCTAGTTAATAGACCTTCTGGTTTTAAGACTGTTCTGTTCTCAGCATCAATCTCACACATTGCTCTAGATAAAGCAAGACGAATAGCTTCTGCTTGACCAGTGATACCACCACCGTAAACATTTACTTTTACATCGTAAGTATCTAAGCTTTCAGTTAATGTGAAAGGTTGTTTTACTTTGTATTGAAGTGTTGCAGTTGGGAAGTATACGCTTAAATCTTTGTTGTTAATAGTGATATCACCATTACCATCAGAAAGATATACTCTAGCTACAGCGGTCTTTCTACGACCAATTTTATGAATTACTTCCATCTTATTTAATGTCTTTTAAATTAACAACAGTTGGCTTTTGAGCTTCTTGACCGTGCTCTGTACCTGCGTAAACTTTAAGGTTTCTAAAAAGTTCTGCTCCTAATCTGTTCTTAGGTAACATTCCTTTTATTGCTTTTTCAAGAATACCTTCTGGATTTTTATCCAATAATTGTTTTACACTAGTAGTACGTTGACCACCTGGGTAGCCAGTGTATCTCATATATGATTTATCAGACCACTTGTTTCCTGTAAGAACAATTTTCTCTGCGTTGATAATAACAACATTATCACCACAATCAACATGAGGGGTGAAACTTGGCTTGTGCTTTCCTCTTAACAAATAGGCGACTTTTGAAGCCATGCGTCCTAATGTTTCTCCTTCGGCATCTACCAATAACCACTCTTTGTTTACAGTTGTTCTGTTGGCCGAAACGGTCTTATAACTTAATGTATCCACTACTGCTATTTTTAACTATTATTTTAATCAATCCCTAGAAAGGGGCTGCAAATCTACAATTATTAACTTGAATTGCAAATACTTGTTTCTTATTTTTTTACATTTTTTAAATAAATGTAATATCTAACTACTTTGTCTTTATTGAGATACTGTTAAACTTATAGGTTTTATTACTGTTTCTGTAACAATTACAATTCTTTTGTGTCTCTTCATTATCACATCAATCAACCAAAGAACGCACAGTTATGAATAAATGTTTATCCCTAAGTATCTTATTTCTACTATTTCTAACGACAGTAGTAGCTCAAAAAGATGTTGCAAAGGTACAAAGGGAATATATTACCAAGCAACTTACGTTAGGAGAAGAAATTACAATTGACGGAGAATTGTCTGATAAGGCTTGGGATACTGTATCTTGGGATGGGGATTTTACTGTTTTTGATCCTAATAATGGAGAAAAACCAAGTCAATCCACAAAATTTAAGATTACCTACGATGCCAAATTTCTTTATGTAGGTATTCGATGTTATGATAGTATTCCTTCTAAAATAGAAAAAAGACTTGCAAGGCGCGATAATTTTTCTGGTGATTGGATAGAGATTAATATAGATAGTTATAACGATAAAAGAACCGGTTTCTCTTTCAATATTTCTGCCGCAGGCGTAAAGGGGGATGAGTTTATATCTCAAAATGGAGATTTTTGGGATGCTAGCTGGAATCCAATTTGGTATACTGCTTCTCAAATTGATGCGGAAGGATGGACTGCGGAGATGAAAATACCTTTCAGTCAATTAAAATTTGGAGAACAAAAAGAACAGATTTGGGGTTTACAATTGAACAGAAGATTTTTTAGGGCAGAGGAACGTTCTCTTTGGCAACCTGTTTCGTTAGATGCCCCGGGCTGGGTAAGTGAGTTTGGTGTACTTAGGGGACTTATTGATATTCAACCACAAAAACAATTAGAAATTCAACCTTTTTTGGTAAATCAATATGATTCATACCCTTCGCAAGATGGTAATCCATTTCGTGATGGTAATGATTATAGGTTAAATGCTGGGTTAGATGCTAAAATTGGTTTGACAAATGATTTGACCTTAGACTTGACCGTAAATCCGGATTTTGGTCAAGTAGATGCTGATCCGGGAGCTATTGCTTTAGACGGATTTCAAATCTTTTTTGAAGAGCGACGACCTTTTTTTATCGAGAACAAGAATATTTTCGATTATGAGTTTGCCGATGGTAATGACAATATTTTTTATAGTAGAAGAATAGGAAGAAGTCCGCAAGGTTTTGCAACGACAACACCAGATGAATTCATTGATCAGCCAACCAATAGTACAATTTTGGGTGCTGCTAAGTTCTCTGGTAAAACCAAAAACGGGTGGTCTTTGGGTCTTTTAGAAAGTGTTACCGGTAAAATGTATGCAGACATTGAAGATGTTGTAGGTAACAAACGATCAGAACTTGTAGAACCACTAACTAATTATCTGGTAGGTAGGGTGCAAAAAGATTTTAATGAACGTAATTCTTTTATTGGTGGAATTTTTACTGCTACGAATAGAAATTTACCAGATAATCTAGATTTTTTAAGAAGTGGTGCATACACCGGCGGTTTTGATTTTAAACACAATTGGAAGGATAGAAATTATTATGTGGAAGGCAACATTGTTGGTAGTCATGTTACAGGAAGTGAAGATGCAATTGCAAGAACGCAAACTAGTATAACGCACCTTTTTCAAAGAGTTGATGCAGACCATGTTTCTGTAGATATTAATAGAACCTCGCTTACAGGTACTGGTGGTAAAATAGAGATAGGTAAAGCAGGTGGCGGTAATTGGAGATATGACGGTGGCGTCATTTGGCGATCACCCGAATTGGAACTTAATGACATTGGATTTCTAAGACAAGCAGATGAAATAAAACAAACTGCATCTGTAAGTAGATTGTTTATTAAACCCACTAATTTCTATAGAAGGGCAAATATGGAATTAAGTCAGTATTCAACCTACGATTTTGAGGGTAATTATAATAGAATTCAATATCAGTTTGAGGGATTTATAAATTATAAAAATAATTGGTGGACAGAAGTTGGGGCAGCGCATAAACCCCGTATATTTTCTAATACCGTATTACGTGGCGGACCACGTTGGCGTTGGTCAGATGAAAATTTTGCATATCTATTTTTCGGTTCTGATAGTAGAAAGAAACTAAGTTTTACCTTGGGTTATGTAAATAGTCAGGCAGCCGAAAAAAACTTTTCGTTAGCGCGTTATGTGTTTAGATTATACTACCAACCTTTTGATGCTTTTAACCTGTCTATCTCTTCTGAATTTGAAGAGAACCCTAATAAAACGCAATATGTTACCGAAACCAATTTTAATGGAGATGCTAGATATATTACCGGTAATATTGATCAAAAAACGTTTAGTACTTCCATCCGTTTTAATTATAGTATAAATCCTAATCTATCTATTCAGTATTATGGCGAGCCATTTATTTCTAGAGGAACGTATACTAATTTTAATTACGTGAATAATCCTATTGCGGAAAGCCTCAATGAGCGAGTAACTTTATTCTCTGAAAATCAAATTTCGCAATCTAATAACACTGATAACTATTTGATTGATGAGGATTTTGACGGAATTACAGATTATCGGATTGAAAATCCAGATTTTTCATATGTCCAGTTTCGATCGAATTTAGTATTAAGATGGGAATATGTGCCTGGGTCGGAAATCTTTTTGGTCTGGTCACAAGGAGTTGTAGGGGCAGGGAATCCTGGTGAAACTTTGGGCAGGAATTTAGATCGTCAAATACTAGGGCAGAAAAAAGATAATACCATTTTGTTAAAGGCAACGTATAGATTTATACTCTAAGTCCCCGTCTCTGTTAGATAGCTGTTTGTTCAGATATGAAATAATAAGTTGATTTTTTCGTTTTTAAGCTTGTACAACCAAAAAACTAAAAAGATGTATAAGCATATTTTACTAATTGCAGGAGTAGTATTAACACTTGTATCTTGTAGTTCTGACAAAGATGAGACCCAAAATGAAGCAGAACTCAATAGTGCGGCTATTATAGGTACTTGGGATGCTACAGAACTTGAAATTGACAATGAAACGGCAAGTGACGATGTTAAATTTCGAAAACAGATTCTAGATTTTCTTACAGAAGAAAATTGCTTCATTATTACTTTGCAGTTTAATGAAGACTTAACGGCTAGCGCTTCTAATTCCGTAAATTATATTGAAGTTAACGCAACTGCTACGGGCTTAGATATTCCTTGCCCAACAGAGTCTGATACAAATGCTAGTACCTATACTTTTGATGGGGAAACTGTAACTACCATAGATGAAAATGGTGAGGAAGTGGCAATTGGTGTTACTATTGAAGGTAATGTAATGACATTAGATGCCAGCGATCTTGATATTCCTAACTTTTCAGAAGACGGGCAATTGATTTTCGTGAAGCGATAAACTATATTCAATTATAGTAATAAATGACCCTTGCACTTTGTGTGAGGGTTTTTTATTGCTTGTAAAATTTAGTTTTTACATTTTGATGTTCAGATTGTATGGTAATCATGTACAAACCTTTTTCAAGATTGAAAACAGGAATATTCAAGGAATTTCTTTTAATATCCCATTGGTGGTAAATGATTTGTGTGCCATAACTATCTCTAATGCTAATAGTGGCGTTAGCATCATTTTTAAGTCCTAAGACGTTGATAACGTTCGTTGCAGGGTTAGGAAAGACTTTTATGTCTTGCGCAGCTAGTTTACCTGCTCCAAGGCTTATAAATAATACTATGATTAGAAGTCTTTTCATGAAAAATAACGTGCCTCATTGTAGAAGTACGCTATATGCTAACGTTTGTAAAATACCTTTTCGTCTTTCTTTAAATAAACTTTAACTTTCTAGAATGTGAAATAGGTTCGGCTAGTAGATGTATTGTTGTTACTGTCTTTAGAAACTACTTGAACAATATATTGCTCTCCAGTTGTAATAGTGTAATTGGTATTTATATTGGTTGTATTCTCAAGAATCAACTCTAAGTTACCAGATGTGCCAATGTAAACGTCGTAAGTTGATAGGTCGTCATCTAAGTCTTCACCTACCCAAGATACGCTTACGGTGCCGTCACCATTATCTGAAACACTAATTTCAGCAGGAAAAGGGGCGAAATTCTCTGTGCTTGTGCCTTCTGAATAGAAGTTCCAAGAATCACTTGCTAAAGATTTACTTTCAAGAATTGCTGTTACCTTCCATGAAAATTGAGTTCCTTTTGGCAGCCCCACGGCTTCAGAGGTTGAATTTACTGTTCGTGAATCTGTCGAGTTGTTTTCTTGGTTCGTAATTTCTAATTCATATGAAGTAGCGTTTGTAGATGCTGACCATTGAAAATCTATACTTACCCCGTCAGTACCATTGTCTTCTCCTTCTGTACATATTAAGTTGTTTTCAGGAAATATAAGATTAAATGCACCCAGTTCTTTTTCTGTTTCCTCTGGCGGATTGTTGTTGCTGTCATCGCTACCGCCGCATGACGCAACTAGTAATCCTACCAAAATTAATTTTATAGCTAATTTCATTTTTTTACGAATTTTAAGTTGGTCTCTTTATCTCCATCTACAATTGTTAACATATAGATGCCGGGAGAAAGGTTAGAAATATTCATTTCTAATGTGCCGTTATTTATTTTTCGACTTTCTTGTAGTGATGTTACTCCGCTTATGTTTGATAAGATAACTTGAGCATTAGTCATTATATCTAAACCTTCAACTCGTAACATGTCTGCCGCGGGGTTTGGAGATAGAATAGCGTTGTTGATTACCATGCTATCATTAAAAACGCCTTGACAAATTTTATCTGTTTCTATAGAAATAACATTAACACCATTATCTAACGGAAATGATAGCTGCTGATTATTTATATTGTCCACTTGAAAGGTGTATACTTTGTCATTTACCAAAACCTCGTAATTCTTACTGCCTGAAACTACAACACTTGCTTTTTTAGCAGTGTAGTCTATAACGGTTTTACCAGAAATGAATTCCTCGGGAGTTTCAATATTCAAGCTAAATTCAATATTGGGCGCGCCAACTAATCGACCGATTTCTGAATTAGCAACAATGTTATAAGAACCTGATTCTAGATCAGTAACTGTGAGTGTGCTTCCGTTTTGTTGCGTATAATTAGCAGAGAAATTATTCGGACCTGTTATCGCTAATATATGTGTTTGATTAACTTTAAATTCAATAGTAAGCTTCCCATTTGCGGTATTAGGGCAAGAAGTGCTCGTAGCTTTTGCAGTAAAATCATCTTGTTTTGGTAATAAAATATCTTGATAGCTACAGCCAGTAGCACCTGTTACTGCTCCAATAGGTGTGTTTTCACAAACATCATTAGTATTGGGAACACCATCTTGATCAACATCGTTATCTGATAATTGACTTTCTGAGCAACCAAATGTATTTACACTCTCACCATAAGGGGTGTCTGGGCAAATATCATCTTCATTTAAAACACCATCTTTGTCATCATCAACACTGGTGACCAATAATCTACTAAAGTGTTTAACTAAAGTAAGGTCGGTTACTGTGGTGTTGTTGATTACGCAATCATATTTGCCTGCATCTTCTAGAGTAACACTATCAATTGTAAAAGTAGAATTAGTCTCATTCTCAATCTCAACTTCATCTTTTCTCCATTGATATGTATTGTTAACATGGGTAGTTTCGGTTACACTTAAAGAAAATTGTTCTCCTTCCAATAATGATGTTGGCGAACCATATAAACTACCTAAGTTCGTTTGTGGATGATAGTAAATATTCGATTGATTACTGATAACCTCAGTCAAATCTTCAAAGAGCAAAGAATTGTTTTGAATAAAAAACGAATAAATATCATCTTGAATAAATATTGGCACTTTGCCGCTAAAATTGTTATTGCTTAAATTTAATTTCAAAAGATTGGTAAGTTGCCCTAGGGGTGCAGGTATTGTACCTGTTAAATTATTTGATCCAAGTTGTAAAGAGTTTAA includes:
- a CDS encoding M61 family metallopeptidase, whose protein sequence is MKKNVLIIAIALLLNACGAGKALLSVENSPVVTSIDLVNVVDDKVQVGINPGVFTTSTVIFRIPKTVPGTYSSDNYGKYIEDFEALDYKGNVLPSTKLDENSWSISNAAQLDKVQYWVNDTYDTEDEVDDAVFSPAGTNISKDSNFMLNLHGFVGYFDGFKEIPYAIQIKKPTDLVGTTTLAREVNNKPDPLWDAFKANRYFEVIDNPIMYAKPNTESFEINGITVTLSLFSPNNVYKASDLKDRMVAMMGAQKKFLGDVDSTKEYNILLYMSDNTVPDAHGFGALEHHTSTVVVLPEAMDIGRLEQAMVDVVSHEFFHIVTPLSVHSKEIQYFDFNDPKMSEHLWMYEGTTEYFANLFQIQQGLITEEDFYERMLAKITNSKFYDDSMSFTVMSKNILEQPYEPNYANVYEKGALINMCLDIILREKSGGEKSMLWLMKELSKKYGTDVPFEDEALFGEIVSMTYPEVDTFFKQHVIGTTPIDYDVYFAKVGLVTKNVEEPAGYFFDGQVPYMDVDVKNDSVVFIRKNIALNSFFDDLKLKGGDIFRVINGQDINLETLRPIIGESFGWTPETVVSMTVERDGEMISVKGPVGQPLKKVRKIVPLEGVTEETVKLRNAWLKN
- the tsf gene encoding translation elongation factor Ts; this encodes MAKITAAEVNKLRKATGAGMMDCKNALVEAEGDFDKAIEVLRKKGQKVAAKRADRDSSEGAAIAKLNSDQTVGVAIVLGCETDFVGKNENFISLANQLAEIALSCNSKEELLAADFGGMTVADKLVEQTGVIGEKLEITAFEKLEAPYVGSYVHINKIAALVGLSAKVETADVLAKDVSMQVASMGATTLSYKDFDPTFVAAETEARIAVIEKDNEELGRLGKTLKNVPQYISMSQLTPEVMAKAEEDAKAQLQAEGKPEKIWDKILPGKMERFVSDNTTLDQEQCLLDQNFIKDEKINVAKYVESHGDVSVLGFKRVTVG
- the rpsB gene encoding 30S ribosomal protein S2 — protein: MARVEVKQLLEAGVHFGHLTRKWNPNMAPYIYMERNGIHVINLYKTVAKLDETNEALSKIAASGRKILFVATKKQAKDIVAEKAAAVNMPYITERWPGGMLTNFVTIRKAVKKMASIDRMKKDGTFLTLSKKERLQVDRLRAKLEKNLGSISEMTRLPGALFIVDTMREHIAVKEAQKLNIPIFAMVDTNCDPRDVDYLIPSNDDASKSIDIIMTEVTNAVAEGLAERKAEKGNSEDKKEKAPKKKVAAEKPAPTPAKVDTKPAPMVANVPDVEVNVEATKEAVAKDVKADDLTKVEGIGPKAAEALVAAGIATFEDLSKGEAEKIKEILTEASSRMAHLDPTSWPKQAKMAADGKWDELKEWQDNTKGGVE
- the rpsI gene encoding 30S ribosomal protein S9, yielding MEVIHKIGRRKTAVARVYLSDGNGDITINNKDLSVYFPTATLQYKVKQPFTLTESLDTYDVKVNVYGGGITGQAEAIRLALSRAMCEIDAENRTVLKPEGLLTRDPRMVERKKFGQKKARKKFQFSKR
- the rplM gene encoding 50S ribosomal protein L13, producing the protein MDTLSYKTVSANRTTVNKEWLLVDAEGETLGRMASKVAYLLRGKHKPSFTPHVDCGDNVVIINAEKIVLTGNKWSDKSYMRYTGYPGGQRTTSVKQLLDKNPEGILEKAIKGMLPKNRLGAELFRNLKVYAGTEHGQEAQKPTVVNLKDIK
- a CDS encoding DUF5916 domain-containing protein encodes the protein MNKCLSLSILFLLFLTTVVAQKDVAKVQREYITKQLTLGEEITIDGELSDKAWDTVSWDGDFTVFDPNNGEKPSQSTKFKITYDAKFLYVGIRCYDSIPSKIEKRLARRDNFSGDWIEINIDSYNDKRTGFSFNISAAGVKGDEFISQNGDFWDASWNPIWYTASQIDAEGWTAEMKIPFSQLKFGEQKEQIWGLQLNRRFFRAEERSLWQPVSLDAPGWVSEFGVLRGLIDIQPQKQLEIQPFLVNQYDSYPSQDGNPFRDGNDYRLNAGLDAKIGLTNDLTLDLTVNPDFGQVDADPGAIALDGFQIFFEERRPFFIENKNIFDYEFADGNDNIFYSRRIGRSPQGFATTTPDEFIDQPTNSTILGAAKFSGKTKNGWSLGLLESVTGKMYADIEDVVGNKRSELVEPLTNYLVGRVQKDFNERNSFIGGIFTATNRNLPDNLDFLRSGAYTGGFDFKHNWKDRNYYVEGNIVGSHVTGSEDAIARTQTSITHLFQRVDADHVSVDINRTSLTGTGGKIEIGKAGGGNWRYDGGVIWRSPELELNDIGFLRQADEIKQTASVSRLFIKPTNFYRRANMELSQYSTYDFEGNYNRIQYQFEGFINYKNNWWTEVGAAHKPRIFSNTVLRGGPRWRWSDENFAYLFFGSDSRKKLSFTLGYVNSQAAEKNFSLARYVFRLYYQPFDAFNLSISSEFEENPNKTQYVTETNFNGDARYITGNIDQKTFSTSIRFNYSINPNLSIQYYGEPFISRGTYTNFNYVNNPIAESLNERVTLFSENQISQSNNTDNYLIDEDFDGITDYRIENPDFSYVQFRSNLVLRWEYVPGSEIFLVWSQGVVGAGNPGETLGRNLDRQILGQKKDNTILLKATYRFIL
- a CDS encoding T9SS type A sorting domain-containing protein, with translation MKRLLIIVLFISLGAGKLAAQDIKVFPNPATNVINVLGLKNDANATISIRDSYGTQIIYHQWDIKRNSLNIPVFNLEKGLYMITIQSEHQNVKTKFYKQ
- a CDS encoding leucine-rich repeat domain-containing protein: MIKNYTRLLLAALFLYCFTGFSQTNYLQNASFENWSGSPEAPENWSIANENNITKSIDATEGNFSLELDLNNTLVNQTELSTWNTNDIVLVPNTSHTFTFDYKVSTDTGNNLSAYLDVLKDEGSYTIQYIHEFIPLESDGNWHTYTFDFDTESEEDYAFELTFRANTDPASSIKVDNLQVLGPETAVTPDKEALIALYYATDGPNWQRQWDLSTEISTWHGVTTNEQGRVTELSLKSNNLIGIIPPEIQLLTELVKIELDRTLIYGQLPNQISEISMEFWNLTKLEEVNFSNTELEGTLPPQIGQLISLKSLLLYNNNLTGNIPTEIGNLANLEILSLSSNNLTGNIPSQFGQNSSLKSLVLSYNSLDGNIPSSLSQINSLELLTLDNNELTGTIPAELGQLTNLYRLSLDSNNLEGNIPNELAQLNNIETLDLAVNNLSGEIPEHLGQLTSLKYLELGGNNLTGEIPESLGQLTNLNSLQLGSNNLTGTIPAPLGQLTNLLKLNLSNNNFSGKVPIFIQDDIYSFFIQNNSLLFEDLTEVISNQSNIYYHPQTNLGSLYGSPTSLLEGEQFSLSVTETTHVNNTYQWRKDEVEIENETNSTFTIDSVTLEDAGKYDCVINNTTVTDLTLVKHFSRLLVTSVDDDKDGVLNEDDICPDTPYGESVNTFGCSESQLSDNDVDQDGVPNTNDVCENTPIGAVTGATGCSYQDILLPKQDDFTAKATSTSCPNTANGKLTIEFKVNQTHILAITGPNNFSANYTQQNGSTLTVTDLESGSYNIVANSEIGRLVGAPNIEFSLNIETPEEFISGKTVIDYTAKKASVVVSGSKNYEVLVNDKVYTFQVDNINNQQLSFPLDNGVNVISIETDKICQGVFNDSMVINNAILSPNPAADMLRVEGLDIMTNAQVILSNISGVTSLQESRKINNGTLEMNISNLSPGIYMLTIVDGDKETNLKFVKK